TCTTGCTGGCATCCTATATCGGCGCCTTGCGTCATCTGTCTAAAAAGCCTGCAGCCTCTTTAATTATGGGGCCGGCCAATCGTAAACAAGACCCTGCCAACCACGTCTCTGGAGAGGCCTGACATGGAATATTATCTACCTATTATCTACGTTGGCATTATGGGACTTGCCCTGCTGATTTACGTCATTCTGGATGGCTTTGACCTGGGCGTGGGCATGTTGCTGCCATGGGCGAATGCCTCAGAAAAAGACACCATGATTGCCTCTATTGGCCCTTTTTGGGACGCCAACGAAACCTGGATTGTGTTGGGTGTCGGCGTTTTGCTCATTGCCTTTCCCATGGCCCACGGCATTATTCTCAGCAAGTTATATATCCCGGTCACGATTATGCTGATGGGGCTGATACTGCGAGGCGTGGCGTTTGATTTAAGAGTGAAAGCGGGGGATCAACATAAAGCCCTCTGGAACAAAGCCTTTTTTATAGGCTCGCTCACCGCATCGGTAGCCCAAGGTTGGATGCTGGGCGCATTTGTCAGCGGCCTGCAAGGTGATGCACTCAGTTTGTTGTTCTCGGCCTTGATTGCCCTGACACTACCTGCGCTGTACTTAATACTGGCCTGCGGCTGGCTGATGATGAAAACCGAGGGCGCCCTGCTCACAAAAAGTATTCACTGGGCCAGAAGTGCTATTTGGCCGATGGGGCTGGGCTTATTGCTGGTCTCCATCGCCACCCCCATTGTTAGCAGCCACATCGCTGGCAAGTGGTTTAGTCTTCCTAACGCTATATTACTGGCGCCAATTCCGATTCTCACCGCGCTTTGTTACGGCGGTATCTTGCTGCTGTTAAAAAACGATAACTGGATTTACCGGGGCCGAGGCTGGCTGATGTTTGCCGCCACCGTCACCATTTGTCTCACAGCCACTCTCGGTTTAGCCTACAGTTTATTTCCCGATATTCTTTTAGGGCAGATGAGCATTTGGGAGGCCGCTGCATCCGTTAAGTCGCTGAGCTTCACGTTGGTCGGGGTGCTTATCACGGTACCGATGATTTTGATTTATACCTTCTTTGTGTATCGGATCTTTCACGGTAAAGCCACCGAGTTGTCTTACGAATAAGCGACGCCGCACTGACAGCCGCTGGCGGTGTATACTGCTCCCTGCCAAGGTAATTTTGATAGCGATCGCATGACTACAGACTGGGACAAAAAACGCAAAGGCCTTATTTCACGACTCCGTCGAGTAGAGGGCCAGCTTCGCGGCATTCAAAAAATGATGGAAGAAGAGCAGGATTGTGAGCGCGTCGCCCAGCAACTTTCCGCCGCCCGCAAAGCATTGGATAAAACCTTCTTTGAAACCATGGCCTGCGCCATGCAGCAAGAGCTCGCCAAAGCCGACGGCGAAGACCCCGCAATGCAATCCTCGGCAAAACGGGATGAGCAAATTCAACATATTACTGCCCTACTCACCAAATATGGTTAGGGCAGCGCTTCACGCTTACAATTGATAGCTGATCTGACTATATACGTAGCTGGTGTCGCCAGTATCTGGCGCATTGGGCGCATCCTCAAGAAACTCTCCTTTTAATAAATACGCGCCCCCTAGCTCAAGCTGCAACTGGGCTGACAGAGCCCACTGCCAGCGGACTTCTAATTGATTTCCGGCAAAGCGGCCACTATCCCCAGCAGTATCCCGCAAACCAGACCGAGCCTGAGCCGCCTTGGCCGAGTCCAACCAAATCGCGCGATAAGCGAGATAGGCCGCGCTATTACTGCTGGGTTTGAAATCCCACTTCACCCCCGGCGACAGGATATTAGCCCGGGCAAAAGCACCATAAATTGCAGTGGGGCCAAAATCAAAACGGGTCACGCCAAACAGGGCGTTAAATTGATTGGATTCGTCATCGTTAGGATCATCATCACCGCTGGCATAATCCGCCATCAACTCAATCCGCGACGACAGCGGATCATCAAATTGATAACCAACGGCAGCGTGCAGCATAGCCGCACTCACATCCAAATTGCCGGTTTCACCAAACTGGTAGGCTGCCTCCACTTCGTAATGCCATTGCAAGGGAATAGCGGGTTTTAGGTTTCTAAACCCCACGGTGCTGATTTCAGCGCCATTATCGTCTTCATCCAGACCGTAGTAATACAGCTCTAGATCCGTTATCTCACTGCGGCTGACATGCAGCCCCCAAAAACGGTCGTCGCCCTGCTTGTCGAGTTTGATTTGATTGTCGTCTAAATCTTCCCGTTCGGCTGGACGGGGCTCAACAGGCTTTAAATAAAATGCCTGCCACTGCCACTGCTCCTGTTGGTAACTACCGTAAACCCCGTCGAAGGCATTGATGGTGTTACGAAACCGTTGCCGAGCCATTAACCGACGGCTGCCAATATCAAAATTTAAGCGGCCGACCTTGGCAACAAACGCCTCTTGTCGCCAACCAAGCCACGCCTGCAAAGGTTCAAGGGTGTTGACGTCATCTGTGCCCAACGGCGTGCCATTATCATCCAGCCAGGAGCGGGCATCCTGTATTTCCAGCTCGCCAAATACATGTTCACCGTTGGCTTTGACGCTGGCCAGCAGCTGTGACACCAAAATCTGGTCGCCGCCGCGGGTATTGGCACGATACGCATTATCCAAGGTTTCATAACGCAGCTTATAACTGCCATCAATACGCCAAACCGGATTGGTCTCGGCCATGATAAGCGAAGAAAACATCAACAATAGCGGTAAAAAAAACAGGGCCCGTGCCACAGCCATAAAAAATACTCCGTAAATGTATATCCTGATTTTTTGCGCATTTCAGCAGGTTATCCAATGCTCTGCATAACAGAAAAAGGCTTGCGCAACAGGGTTATGTCATGAATTATGTCTACGCAGACGTGACCTAAGCGGCGAGGAATCTACGATTAACAGTCTAAAAAAACTGCCGGTGATTTTACTCAGTTATTTACTGAGCATCACGGCAAGCGCCGAAAATATTCATATTGCCGTCGCCTCTAATTTTACTGCGGCGATGAAGTCGATTGTCACCGCGTTTGAAGAAGACACCGGCCACAAGGTCATTGTGTCCTATGGCTCATCGGGCAAAATATATGCTCAAATTCAGCACCACGCGCCTTTTCAGCTGTTTCTGTCAGCGGACCAGAGCAAACCCAAAGCCCTTGAAGAAGACGGGTTGACCGTCCCAGGCAGTCGCTTTACTTATGCTATTGGCGCACTGGCGCTGTGGTCGGCAAAAGTGGATTTTATCGATAAAGAATACCGCCCTTTAAAACAGGGCCGTTTTGACAAACTGGCGTTGGCAAACCCCAAACTAGCCCCCTATGGGGTTGCCGCACTTGAGGTGCTGGAAAAGCTGAACTTAAAAAGTAGCACCCAAACAAAATGGGTTCAGGGGGAAAACATCGCCCAAACCTATCAGTTTGTGGCGTCAGGGAATGCCGAACTGGGCTTTGTGGCGCTATCCCAAATCATGGACAAGGGCCATGTTAGCACTGGATCGAGCTGGCTGATTCCTCACCACCTCTATAACCCCATTCGGCAAGATGCCGTACTATTAAAATCGGCGCAACACAGTGCCGCTGCCAAAACCTTGTTGATGTATTTACGCAGCGATAAAGCCCGAGAGATTATTCATTCTTACGGTTATCAAACCGAGTAAGGCATCCATACCCTACAAACCCGCCTTGAATAAACAGAATTATTTCAGCCCCTGCTCACCGATTTTTATCGGCAGCACTGGCGGCCTTATCCGCATTATTG
The DNA window shown above is from Spongiibacter sp. IMCC21906 and carries:
- a CDS encoding cytochrome d ubiquinol oxidase subunit II; the protein is MEYYLPIIYVGIMGLALLIYVILDGFDLGVGMLLPWANASEKDTMIASIGPFWDANETWIVLGVGVLLIAFPMAHGIILSKLYIPVTIMLMGLILRGVAFDLRVKAGDQHKALWNKAFFIGSLTASVAQGWMLGAFVSGLQGDALSLLFSALIALTLPALYLILACGWLMMKTEGALLTKSIHWARSAIWPMGLGLLLVSIATPIVSSHIAGKWFSLPNAILLAPIPILTALCYGGILLLLKNDNWIYRGRGWLMFAATVTICLTATLGLAYSLFPDILLGQMSIWEAAASVKSLSFTLVGVLITVPMILIYTFFVYRIFHGKATELSYE
- a CDS encoding metal-sensitive transcriptional regulator, with the protein product MTTDWDKKRKGLISRLRRVEGQLRGIQKMMEEEQDCERVAQQLSAARKALDKTFFETMACAMQQELAKADGEDPAMQSSAKRDEQIQHITALLTKYG
- a CDS encoding alginate export family protein codes for the protein MAVARALFFLPLLLMFSSLIMAETNPVWRIDGSYKLRYETLDNAYRANTRGGDQILVSQLLASVKANGEHVFGELEIQDARSWLDDNGTPLGTDDVNTLEPLQAWLGWRQEAFVAKVGRLNFDIGSRRLMARQRFRNTINAFDGVYGSYQQEQWQWQAFYLKPVEPRPAEREDLDDNQIKLDKQGDDRFWGLHVSRSEITDLELYYYGLDEDDNGAEISTVGFRNLKPAIPLQWHYEVEAAYQFGETGNLDVSAAMLHAAVGYQFDDPLSSRIELMADYASGDDDPNDDESNQFNALFGVTRFDFGPTAIYGAFARANILSPGVKWDFKPSSNSAAYLAYRAIWLDSAKAAQARSGLRDTAGDSGRFAGNQLEVRWQWALSAQLQLELGGAYLLKGEFLEDAPNAPDTGDTSYVYSQISYQL
- the modA gene encoding molybdate ABC transporter substrate-binding protein gives rise to the protein MILLSYLLSITASAENIHIAVASNFTAAMKSIVTAFEEDTGHKVIVSYGSSGKIYAQIQHHAPFQLFLSADQSKPKALEEDGLTVPGSRFTYAIGALALWSAKVDFIDKEYRPLKQGRFDKLALANPKLAPYGVAALEVLEKLNLKSSTQTKWVQGENIAQTYQFVASGNAELGFVALSQIMDKGHVSTGSSWLIPHHLYNPIRQDAVLLKSAQHSAAAKTLLMYLRSDKAREIIHSYGYQTE